In Nonomuraea sp. NBC_00507, the following are encoded in one genomic region:
- a CDS encoding sensor histidine kinase — translation MRARLRRSLRTRLALLASIAMVLLNIVVSAFVLYGTRDEARDIRSLKVSGKALRVLMLVKKYQLPRLLEPDGLDGIQVIDPAGHPVTWTRSLAGAPRQTTAIPRPDQANDDAELCDLPAFPGTCKIVVALRAYQPDGTWVIYAFEPTVPWYVSPQVILFLIGMTAGLAAVTWLGVSRVVHRTLAPVGSITTRLAEITAGGGGLRVPVPDTDDELRALAETANETLERLEAAMRQQEIAIERQRRFAGDASHDLRSPITAMRTQVEEAMLHPEDTDWQATGTEVLASLDRLQAIVSDLLTLTKLDADAPSRREHVDLGELVVAETTRPRTKRVITHTQESVVIMGDRLQLVRLLTNLLDNAERHAETRIDVTVRQEGGEAVLEVLDDGAGIAPAQRDLVFERFTRLDDARNRDIGGTGLGLPIAREIATAHQGTLTIEDSDTGARFVLRLPRSG, via the coding sequence GTGAGAGCACGGTTGCGCCGTTCACTGCGGACGCGGCTGGCACTGCTCGCCAGCATCGCCATGGTCCTGCTGAACATCGTCGTCAGCGCGTTCGTGCTGTACGGCACGCGGGACGAGGCCCGGGACATCCGGTCGCTCAAGGTGTCCGGCAAAGCCCTGCGCGTGCTCATGCTGGTCAAGAAGTACCAGTTGCCCCGGCTGCTGGAGCCGGACGGGCTCGACGGCATCCAAGTGATCGACCCGGCCGGGCATCCGGTCACCTGGACGCGGAGCCTGGCCGGCGCGCCCCGCCAGACCACCGCGATCCCCCGCCCGGACCAGGCCAACGACGACGCGGAGCTCTGCGATCTGCCGGCCTTCCCCGGCACGTGCAAGATCGTGGTCGCCTTGCGCGCGTACCAGCCGGACGGCACCTGGGTCATCTACGCCTTCGAGCCGACCGTGCCCTGGTACGTCAGCCCGCAGGTGATCCTGTTCCTGATCGGCATGACGGCCGGGCTGGCCGCGGTGACCTGGTTGGGGGTGTCGCGGGTCGTGCACCGGACGCTCGCACCGGTGGGCAGCATCACGACGAGGCTGGCCGAGATCACCGCGGGCGGCGGCGGGCTGCGGGTTCCCGTGCCGGACACTGACGACGAGCTCAGGGCTCTGGCCGAGACCGCCAACGAGACGCTGGAGCGGCTGGAGGCGGCGATGCGGCAGCAGGAGATCGCGATAGAGCGGCAGCGCAGGTTCGCCGGCGACGCCTCGCACGACCTGCGCAGCCCGATCACCGCGATGCGTACCCAGGTCGAGGAGGCGATGCTCCACCCCGAGGACACCGACTGGCAGGCGACGGGCACGGAGGTGCTCGCCAGTCTGGACCGGCTCCAGGCCATCGTCTCGGACCTGCTCACGCTGACCAAGCTGGACGCCGACGCCCCCAGCCGCCGAGAGCACGTGGACCTGGGCGAGCTCGTCGTCGCCGAGACGACCAGGCCGCGCACCAAGCGCGTCATCACCCACACGCAGGAGAGCGTGGTCATCATGGGCGACCGCCTGCAGCTGGTCCGCCTGCTGACGAACCTGCTGGACAACGCCGAGCGGCACGCCGAGACGCGGATCGACGTGACGGTGCGGCAGGAGGGCGGGGAGGCCGTGCTCGAGGTGCTCGACGACGGCGCCGGCATCGCCCCCGCCCAGCGCGACCTCGTCTTCGAGCGCTTCACCCGCCTGGACGACGCGCGTAACCGCGACATCGGCGGCACCGGGCTCGGCCTGCCGATCGCCCGCGAGATCGCGACGGCCCACCAGGGCACCCTGACCATCGAGGATTCCGACACCGGCGCCCGGTTCGTGCTGCGCCTTCCCCGCTCGGGATGA
- a CDS encoding RNA polymerase sigma factor: MYARPTYEVETVLAARAGDRAAVDELVRSHLPLVYNIAGRAMNGHPDVDDVVQETMARVVTGLSGLRDPESYRSWLVAITMNQVREWRRATAATLSALDEALGLPDPGADFAAVTITRLRLSGQRRETAEAARWLDADDREVLALWWLEVAGELTRAELAAGLGANEQHAAVRVQRTKRRLESARAVVRALTGTCPELAAAAARWDRAPSDLWRKRLFRHVRECPACSAQASDLVPADRLLAGIGLVAIPAGTVIGLVELARTAAVPVVKAGLLAKGKAAAGSLLAAKPVAVAAAGATVIAGGAMVVQTIRPDDAPPERAVPVIATSSPATARRSPAPSAPAVTARPLKSPQASLYGRTVDTVDQAPPMNRPPAPLPRRRAGQVAFAGEYGHARFGGPGLTKRGHYLTITGRGYFLIRLGILYHNRVGPIQPVTWTGLKGKLFHVASGGGQRMDDEQSPGVTKMGSAETGFAQLPSGHQPRWQNEFYYVDGSVTVHNNDSGGGSTDVDFTVVPKTWEDVWADISAKPDRARGILRYGLTRDTGDDRAPVPQYVTRKRPADPALVPQRSQVSAAR; this comes from the coding sequence ATGTACGCACGGCCGACGTACGAGGTGGAAACGGTGCTCGCGGCCCGGGCGGGCGACCGCGCCGCCGTCGACGAGCTGGTCAGAAGCCACCTGCCGCTCGTGTACAACATCGCCGGCCGGGCCATGAACGGCCATCCGGACGTGGACGACGTCGTCCAGGAGACGATGGCCCGGGTCGTGACCGGCCTGTCCGGGCTGCGCGACCCGGAGAGCTACCGCTCATGGCTGGTCGCCATCACCATGAACCAGGTACGGGAGTGGCGGCGGGCCACGGCCGCCACCCTGTCCGCCCTCGACGAGGCCCTGGGCCTGCCCGATCCGGGCGCCGACTTCGCCGCCGTCACGATCACCCGCCTCCGCCTGTCCGGGCAGCGCAGGGAGACCGCGGAGGCCGCCCGCTGGCTCGACGCCGACGACCGCGAGGTGCTCGCGCTGTGGTGGCTGGAGGTCGCGGGGGAGCTCACCAGGGCCGAGCTGGCCGCCGGGCTGGGAGCGAACGAGCAGCACGCCGCCGTCCGCGTGCAGCGCACCAAACGCCGCCTGGAGAGCGCCCGCGCCGTGGTGCGCGCCCTCACCGGCACCTGCCCGGAGCTGGCCGCGGCGGCGGCGCGCTGGGACAGGGCGCCGTCCGACCTGTGGCGCAAGCGGCTGTTCCGGCACGTGCGCGAATGCCCGGCGTGCAGCGCCCAGGCGTCCGATCTGGTGCCGGCCGACCGGCTGCTGGCCGGGATCGGCCTGGTGGCCATCCCCGCGGGCACCGTGATCGGCCTCGTCGAGCTCGCCCGCACCGCCGCCGTGCCGGTGGTGAAAGCGGGCCTGCTGGCCAAGGGCAAGGCCGCGGCCGGTTCACTGCTGGCGGCCAAGCCCGTCGCGGTCGCGGCGGCCGGCGCGACGGTGATCGCCGGGGGAGCGATGGTCGTCCAGACCATCAGGCCCGACGACGCGCCCCCCGAACGCGCGGTTCCAGTGATCGCCACCTCATCGCCCGCGACCGCCCGGCGCTCACCCGCCCCGTCGGCGCCAGCCGTCACCGCGCGTCCGCTGAAAAGCCCTCAGGCGAGCCTGTACGGCCGCACCGTCGACACGGTGGACCAGGCCCCGCCGATGAACCGTCCGCCGGCCCCGCTGCCCCGGCGCCGCGCCGGCCAGGTCGCGTTCGCCGGCGAGTACGGGCACGCCCGGTTCGGCGGACCTGGGCTGACGAAGCGGGGCCACTACCTCACGATCACGGGACGAGGCTACTTCCTGATCCGCTTGGGGATCCTGTACCACAACCGGGTCGGTCCCATCCAGCCCGTCACCTGGACCGGGCTGAAGGGCAAGCTGTTCCACGTGGCCTCCGGGGGCGGGCAACGCATGGATGACGAGCAGTCGCCGGGCGTCACCAAGATGGGCTCCGCGGAGACGGGTTTCGCCCAGTTGCCCAGCGGACACCAGCCGAGATGGCAGAACGAGTTCTACTACGTCGACGGCAGCGTCACCGTGCACAACAACGACAGCGGCGGCGGCAGCACGGACGTCGACTTCACCGTCGTGCCCAAGACCTGGGAGGACGTCTGGGCCGACATCTCGGCCAAGCCTGATCGCGCCAGGGGGATCCTCCGCTACGGCCTGACCCGCGACACCGGCGACGATCGAGCCCCCGTCCCGCAGTACGTCACCAGGAAACGACCCGCGGACCCGGCCCTGGTCCCGCA
- a CDS encoding multicopper oxidase family protein produces the protein MQRKGWSGGRVRLAVAGAATLAVLGPLIWLWQDSLLPETYAVTDMGHVDYGGGPRGAMEHAGVSAHGAHAGRGASAQGAHAGARQDVTRLVADPGRRADVAVTMVAREQRFLLPSGRAFEGYTLNGQSPGPVIKATKGQLVQVRLINESVPGGITLHWHGVDVPNAADGVAGVTQDAVGIGKEFTYRFVADQAGTFWYHSHQMSHEQVRGGLLGALVVAPVTREKATDVVALVHLYNGVRTVNGREGDVPVQAPPGARVRVRVINTEYGLMPTWVSGAPYRLVAVDGTEINGAAHVQDKAVAVAAGGRADFEVTMPADGSPVRIHLGGPTGVVLGSTSHTLPPVPRPGPTLDLLTYGAPAPLAFDPGKPDRRFAYDMGRRPGFLDGVPGLWWTINGHLYPDVPMFHVAEGDVVRMRISNDSGEAHPMHLHGHHAVVLSRDGVAASGSPWWVDSLEVAAGESYEIAFVADNPGIWMDHCHNLPHASEGLTAHLMYADVTTPFTVGGPAANEPE, from the coding sequence ATGCAGCGCAAGGGCTGGAGCGGTGGCCGCGTGCGCCTGGCCGTCGCGGGCGCCGCGACCCTGGCCGTGCTGGGGCCGCTGATCTGGCTGTGGCAAGACAGCCTGCTGCCGGAGACGTACGCGGTCACGGACATGGGGCACGTCGACTACGGCGGCGGGCCGCGCGGGGCCATGGAGCACGCGGGCGTCTCGGCTCATGGAGCACACGCCGGCCGGGGCGCCTCGGCCCAGGGAGCGCACGCGGGCGCGAGGCAGGACGTCACGCGGCTGGTCGCCGACCCGGGCCGCCGCGCCGACGTGGCGGTGACCATGGTCGCCCGAGAGCAGCGGTTCCTGCTGCCCTCGGGTCGCGCTTTCGAGGGGTATACGCTCAACGGCCAGTCGCCGGGGCCGGTCATCAAGGCCACCAAGGGCCAGCTCGTGCAGGTGCGGCTGATCAACGAGTCGGTGCCCGGCGGGATCACGCTGCACTGGCACGGCGTCGACGTGCCCAATGCCGCGGACGGTGTCGCCGGCGTCACCCAGGACGCGGTCGGCATCGGCAAGGAGTTCACCTACCGCTTCGTCGCCGACCAGGCAGGCACGTTCTGGTATCACTCACACCAGATGTCGCACGAGCAGGTTCGCGGGGGCCTGCTCGGGGCGCTGGTGGTCGCGCCGGTGACGCGGGAGAAGGCCACGGACGTCGTGGCGCTGGTGCACCTGTACAACGGGGTGCGCACCGTCAACGGGCGTGAGGGCGACGTTCCCGTCCAGGCGCCGCCCGGGGCGCGGGTGCGGGTCCGGGTGATCAACACCGAGTACGGCCTCATGCCGACCTGGGTCAGCGGTGCGCCGTACCGGCTGGTGGCCGTCGACGGCACGGAGATCAACGGGGCTGCCCACGTCCAGGACAAGGCCGTGGCGGTGGCCGCGGGAGGACGCGCCGACTTCGAGGTGACCATGCCCGCGGACGGCTCACCGGTCCGGATCCACCTCGGCGGCCCGACCGGCGTGGTGCTCGGCTCCACGTCGCACACCTTGCCTCCGGTCCCCCGGCCGGGGCCGACGCTGGACCTTCTCACGTACGGCGCCCCCGCGCCGCTCGCCTTCGATCCCGGCAAGCCCGATCGGCGGTTCGCGTACGACATGGGACGCCGCCCCGGCTTCCTCGACGGGGTGCCCGGGTTGTGGTGGACGATCAACGGGCACCTCTATCCCGACGTGCCGATGTTCCACGTGGCCGAGGGCGACGTGGTGCGGATGCGGATATCCAACGACAGCGGCGAGGCCCACCCCATGCACCTGCACGGCCACCACGCGGTGGTGCTCAGCCGCGACGGCGTGGCCGCCTCGGGCAGCCCCTGGTGGGTGGACTCCCTCGAGGTCGCGGCCGGCGAGTCGTACGAGATCGCCTTCGTCGCCGACAACCCCGGCATCTGGATGGACCACTGCCACAACCTGCCCCACGCCTCGGAAGGGCTCACCGCCCACCTGATGTACGCGGACGTCACCACACCGTTCACCGTGGGAGGTCCAGCAGCGAACGAGCCGGAGTGA
- a CDS encoding sulfite exporter TauE/SafE family protein codes for MRALILLGLVGFAAQLVDGSLGMAYGVTSSTLLLAVGTNAAAASATVHLAEIGTTLASGISHWRFGNVDWKVVARIGIPGALGAFAGATFLSSLSTEIAAPVMSIILLTLGVYILVRFTAFGLPRGNLGKPLRKRFLAPLGLLGGFVDATGGGGWGPVGTPAILASGRLAPRKVIGSVDASEFLVAIAASVGFFVGIGSENIDFAWVAVLLLGGVIAAPIAAWLVRHIPPRILGSAVGGVIVLTNIRTLLRSDWIDASGAVQTVAYLAIAVIWAGAIAYSVREYRRDKAHESVEAIETDLRVRTAEEEQASA; via the coding sequence GTGCGAGCGCTCATCCTGCTCGGCCTGGTCGGGTTCGCGGCCCAGCTCGTCGACGGCAGCCTCGGCATGGCCTACGGGGTCACCTCCAGCACGCTGCTGCTGGCCGTCGGCACCAACGCGGCCGCGGCCTCGGCCACCGTGCACCTGGCCGAGATCGGCACCACGCTCGCCTCGGGCATCTCCCACTGGCGCTTCGGCAACGTGGACTGGAAGGTCGTCGCCAGGATCGGCATCCCCGGCGCGCTCGGCGCCTTCGCCGGCGCGACGTTCCTGTCCAGCCTGTCCACCGAGATCGCCGCGCCGGTCATGTCGATCATCCTGCTGACCCTCGGCGTCTACATCCTCGTCCGCTTCACCGCCTTCGGGCTGCCGCGCGGCAACCTCGGCAAGCCGCTGCGCAAGCGCTTCCTGGCCCCGCTCGGCCTGCTGGGCGGCTTCGTCGACGCCACCGGCGGTGGCGGCTGGGGCCCGGTCGGCACCCCCGCCATCCTGGCCAGCGGCCGGCTGGCACCCCGCAAGGTGATCGGCTCCGTCGACGCCAGCGAGTTCCTCGTCGCGATCGCCGCCAGCGTCGGCTTCTTCGTCGGCATCGGCTCGGAGAACATCGACTTCGCCTGGGTCGCCGTCCTGCTGCTCGGCGGCGTCATCGCCGCGCCGATCGCGGCCTGGCTGGTCCGCCACATCCCGCCGCGCATCCTCGGCTCGGCCGTGGGCGGCGTGATCGTCCTGACCAACATCCGCACCCTGCTGCGCAGCGACTGGATCGACGCCTCCGGCGCCGTCCAGACCGTCGCCTACCTCGCCATCGCGGTGATCTGGGCCGGTGCCATCGCCTACTCGGTGCGCGAATACCGCCGCGACAAGGCCCACGAGTCTGTCGAGGCGATCGAGACCGACCTGCGCGTCCGGACCGCCGAGGAGGAGCAGGCCTCCGCATGA